A section of the Ruania halotolerans genome encodes:
- a CDS encoding alpha-E domain-containing protein: protein MLSRIAESLFWIGRYVERADDTARIVDAHLQYLLEDPWMEEDGACRALLTVMGAPSPPEDLEATRSTVLDMLAYDRTAPGSIAGALAAARENARRAREVLSSELWECLNSTWNALPGRIRASSPHEYFSWVRERAAIVGGITDAATRRDETLQFLLLGRSIERADMTARLVASHTLAGGSGPGWTTLLRSCGAHEAFLRTYRGRDSEALAAEFLLLDRLFPRSVLFSLDQAERCLDRLAPIDGRGLREEDARKVLGRVRSRLEYQPLLSLLNSLTDEMVQVQEGCSEASDAIRLRYFPSDVAEDWIGDRL from the coding sequence ATGCTGAGCCGAATCGCGGAGTCGCTGTTCTGGATCGGCCGGTACGTCGAGCGCGCGGACGATACGGCGCGCATCGTTGACGCGCACCTGCAGTATCTGCTTGAGGACCCCTGGATGGAAGAGGACGGCGCCTGCCGTGCCCTGCTCACCGTGATGGGTGCGCCGTCACCGCCGGAGGATCTGGAGGCAACCCGCTCCACCGTGCTCGACATGCTGGCCTACGACCGCACCGCACCCGGCTCCATCGCCGGTGCGCTCGCGGCCGCGCGGGAGAACGCCCGTCGAGCCCGGGAGGTGCTGTCCTCGGAGCTGTGGGAGTGCCTGAACTCCACCTGGAACGCACTTCCCGGCCGGATCCGCGCCTCTAGCCCGCACGAGTACTTCTCCTGGGTACGTGAACGCGCCGCGATCGTGGGCGGGATCACCGATGCCGCCACCCGGCGGGACGAGACCCTGCAGTTCCTGCTGCTCGGGCGCAGCATCGAACGCGCCGATATGACCGCCCGCCTCGTTGCCAGCCACACCCTCGCCGGGGGAAGCGGACCTGGCTGGACCACGCTGCTGCGCTCCTGCGGTGCACACGAGGCGTTCTTGCGCACCTACCGAGGCCGGGACTCTGAGGCACTGGCAGCCGAATTCCTGCTCCTGGACCGGTTGTTCCCGCGTTCTGTGCTGTTCTCCCTGGACCAGGCCGAGCGGTGCCTGGACCGGCTGGCCCCGATCGACGGCCGCGGACTGCGTGAGGAAGACGCCCGCAAGGTGCTCGGGCGAGTCCGCTCGAGGCTGGAGTATCAGCCGTTGCTGAGTCTGCTGAACTCGCTCACAGACGAGATGGTTCAGGTACAGGAGGGCTGCTCCGAGGCGAGCGATGCCATCCGGTTGCGCTACTTTCCCTCGGATGTGGCCGAGGACTGGATTGGAGACCGACTGTGA
- a CDS encoding type II toxin-antitoxin system PemK/MazF family toxin: MSMLSRAVRAVAGLAVETIRQQNRRRPVRDGPRRGPRAGGSSGDGRSGAGQSRAGVREFDGALPELSYTPRSEGRPDPGEVVWAWVPYDEDDQRGKDRPVLIIAEHSGGLLGLQLTSKDHDRDATQEARWGRSWVDVGSGGWDSQRRPSEVRLDRVLWLADDAVRREGAALERARFDDVAAALREHRHGD, translated from the coding sequence ATGAGCATGCTGAGTCGCGCAGTGCGAGCGGTCGCCGGTCTCGCCGTGGAGACGATCCGGCAACAGAATCGGCGGCGCCCGGTCCGTGACGGACCTCGACGAGGGCCCAGGGCCGGTGGATCATCCGGAGACGGTCGCTCCGGAGCTGGCCAGAGTCGCGCAGGGGTGCGCGAGTTCGACGGTGCACTGCCTGAGTTGAGCTACACACCCCGTTCCGAAGGCCGCCCTGATCCCGGCGAGGTGGTCTGGGCGTGGGTGCCCTATGACGAGGACGACCAGCGCGGCAAGGACCGGCCCGTCCTGATCATCGCCGAGCACTCGGGTGGCCTCCTCGGTCTGCAGCTGACCTCGAAGGACCATGACCGGGATGCCACTCAGGAGGCCCGCTGGGGCCGCTCCTGGGTCGATGTGGGTAGTGGCGGCTGGGACTCGCAGCGCCGCCCCTCGGAGGTACGTCTGGACCGGGTGCTCTGGCTCGCCGACGACGCTGTCCGGCGCGAAGGCGCCGCATTGGAGCGTGCGCGCTTCGATGACGTGGCCGCGGCACTGCGTGAGCACCGACACGGCGACTGA
- the rpsT gene encoding 30S ribosomal protein S20, with protein MANIKSQIKRIRTNEKARLRNKKYRSELKTYARKVREAVAAGEKETADDALRTATRKLDKAVSKGVIHKNQASNRKSALAKQVASL; from the coding sequence GTGGCAAACATCAAGTCCCAGATCAAGCGGATCCGCACCAACGAGAAGGCTCGCCTTCGGAACAAGAAGTACCGTTCCGAATTGAAGACCTACGCCCGCAAGGTGCGCGAGGCCGTGGCGGCCGGTGAGAAGGAGACCGCGGACGACGCACTGCGGACCGCAACCCGCAAGCTGGACAAGGCCGTGAGCAAGGGCGTGATTCACAAGAACCAGGCCTCGAACCGCAAGTCGGCCCTGGCCAAGCAGGTCGCCTCGCTCTGA
- a CDS encoding circularly permuted type 2 ATP-grasp protein: MADLFEGYPEGVAWDEMVEPGHQVRGPYQHVHRTMGSLNAGELRVRADALARSYLAQGVTFDVGGEERPFPLDSVPRVIAAEEWDELAPGIAQRVRGLEALLADAYGPQQAIADGVLPRSLIVSSGHFARAARGIEPPNGVRVHVSGVDVIRDSAGGWRVLEDNVRVPSGVSYVLSNRRAMAQTFPELFSTMRIRPVADYPRRLLHALHAAAPSGVDEPVVVVLTPGVYNSAYFEHSLLARLMGVELVEGRDLFCAGGKVYMRTTEGRRRVDVIYRRVDDDFIDPVVFRPDSLLGCPGLLGAARAGSVTIANAVGNGVADDKLTYTYLPDLIRYYLGEEPLLNNVDTWRLQEPEALAEVLDRLDELVVKPVDGSGGKGIIIGPAASRAELDEARSRLRADPRGWIAQPVVQLSTVPTLAGDSLRPRHVDLRPFAVNDGDDVWVLPGGLTRVALAEGQLVVNSSQGGGSKDTWVLGAARRGARPAVPPAGTHSDQGTPAGTRQDANPTDTEVREQNQQQQQAPMRRFTARRPGC; the protein is encoded by the coding sequence ATGGCGGATCTGTTCGAGGGCTACCCCGAGGGCGTGGCATGGGACGAAATGGTCGAACCAGGGCACCAGGTGCGGGGCCCCTACCAGCACGTGCATCGCACCATGGGGAGCCTCAACGCTGGCGAACTACGGGTGCGTGCCGACGCGCTGGCGCGCTCCTACCTCGCCCAGGGGGTCACCTTCGACGTCGGTGGGGAGGAGCGTCCGTTCCCGCTGGACTCCGTACCCCGGGTGATCGCGGCCGAGGAGTGGGATGAGCTCGCACCGGGGATCGCCCAGCGCGTGCGCGGGCTGGAAGCGCTCCTCGCCGATGCGTACGGGCCCCAGCAGGCGATTGCCGACGGCGTCCTGCCCCGCTCCCTGATCGTCTCCTCCGGGCACTTCGCCCGGGCGGCCCGGGGAATCGAGCCACCGAATGGTGTGCGGGTGCACGTGAGCGGGGTCGACGTGATCCGCGACAGCGCCGGTGGTTGGCGCGTCCTCGAGGACAACGTGCGCGTGCCGAGCGGGGTCAGCTACGTGCTCTCCAACCGGCGCGCGATGGCACAAACCTTCCCCGAGTTGTTCTCCACCATGCGGATCCGTCCCGTGGCCGACTACCCCAGGCGCCTCCTGCACGCGCTCCACGCCGCCGCACCCTCCGGAGTAGATGAACCGGTGGTGGTGGTGCTCACACCCGGGGTGTACAACTCCGCCTACTTCGAGCACTCCCTGCTGGCCCGGCTGATGGGGGTCGAGCTCGTGGAGGGCCGCGACCTGTTCTGCGCCGGCGGCAAGGTCTACATGCGCACGACTGAGGGGCGCCGCCGCGTGGACGTGATCTACCGGCGGGTCGACGACGACTTCATCGATCCGGTGGTCTTCCGCCCGGACTCGTTGCTCGGCTGCCCCGGCCTGCTCGGCGCGGCCCGCGCCGGATCGGTCACCATCGCCAACGCCGTCGGCAACGGGGTCGCAGATGACAAGCTCACCTACACCTACCTGCCGGATCTGATCCGCTATTACCTCGGTGAGGAGCCCCTGCTCAACAACGTGGACACCTGGCGCCTTCAGGAACCAGAAGCCCTCGCCGAGGTGCTGGACCGCCTCGATGAGCTCGTCGTCAAACCCGTGGACGGCTCCGGTGGTAAAGGCATCATCATCGGTCCGGCTGCCTCCCGTGCTGAGCTGGATGAGGCGCGATCGCGGTTGCGCGCCGATCCTCGCGGATGGATCGCGCAACCCGTGGTGCAACTCTCCACTGTGCCCACCCTCGCCGGAGACTCCCTGCGGCCACGACATGTGGACCTGCGCCCGTTCGCCGTCAACGACGGCGACGACGTCTGGGTGCTCCCCGGAGGGCTCACCCGCGTGGCACTTGCCGAGGGCCAACTGGTGGTCAACTCCTCCCAGGGCGGCGGGTCCAAGGACACCTGGGTGCTCGGTGCCGCACGCCGGGGCGCTCGGCCCGCCGTGCCACCAGCCGGTACCCACTCGGATCAGGGCACACCCGCAGGGACCCGTCAGGATGCCAATCCGACCGACACCGAGGTGCGCGAGCAGAACCAGCAGCAACAACAGGCGCCGATGCGGCGCTTCACCGCGCGGAGGCCCGGATGCTGA